A window from Agrobacterium tumefaciens encodes these proteins:
- the ugpB gene encoding sn-glycerol-3-phosphate ABC transporter substrate-binding protein UgpB, giving the protein MTLKKLSYRLAAASALSFFVTSNAFAATEIQWWHAMTGANNEVVDTLAKEFNDSQKDYKITPVFKGTYPETLNAGIAAFRAKQPPAIIQVFDAGSGVMMGAAGAIKPVADVLKEGGYTFNKDEYLAGIVAYYSKPDGTMLSFPYNSSSPILYYNKDVFQKAGLDAANPPKTWPEVFEAAKKIKTSGAAQCGFTSTWLTWIQTENFAAWNNVSYGSNENGLGGTDVKLAVNAPLFVEHFQAIADLAKDGTFRYGGRTSEAKQLFMSGECGILTESSGGLGDIVKTGMNYGIGQLPYYEGHGPQNTIPGGASLWVFGGKSDAEYKGVAEFFHFLSQTKIQSRLHQVSGYMPVTIAAYEETKKSGFYDKNPARETPLLQMMGKPPTENSKGVRLVNLPQVRDIMNEEYEAMLAGKQDAKTALDKIVTRGDAAIKQAIGN; this is encoded by the coding sequence ATGACCTTGAAAAAACTCAGCTACCGCCTTGCTGCGGCATCCGCGCTTTCGTTTTTTGTCACATCGAATGCTTTCGCTGCGACGGAAATCCAGTGGTGGCACGCCATGACCGGCGCCAATAACGAGGTCGTGGACACGCTTGCGAAAGAGTTCAACGACAGCCAGAAAGACTACAAGATCACGCCCGTGTTCAAGGGCACCTATCCTGAAACCCTGAATGCCGGCATTGCCGCCTTCCGCGCCAAGCAGCCGCCCGCCATCATTCAGGTCTTCGACGCCGGTTCCGGCGTGATGATGGGCGCCGCCGGCGCCATCAAGCCGGTGGCGGACGTGCTGAAGGAAGGTGGTTACACCTTCAACAAGGATGAATATCTGGCCGGCATCGTCGCCTATTATTCCAAGCCCGACGGCACCATGCTGTCCTTCCCCTATAATTCGTCCTCGCCAATCCTCTATTACAACAAGGACGTCTTCCAGAAGGCCGGCCTCGACGCCGCCAACCCGCCGAAGACCTGGCCGGAAGTTTTCGAAGCAGCCAAGAAGATCAAGACCAGCGGTGCCGCCCAATGCGGTTTCACCTCCACCTGGCTCACCTGGATCCAGACCGAAAACTTCGCCGCCTGGAACAACGTGTCCTATGGCAGCAATGAAAACGGACTTGGTGGTACGGATGTGAAGCTTGCGGTCAATGCGCCGCTGTTCGTCGAGCATTTCCAGGCGATTGCCGATCTCGCCAAGGACGGCACCTTCCGTTACGGCGGCCGCACCTCGGAAGCCAAGCAGCTGTTCATGTCCGGCGAATGCGGCATTCTCACCGAATCTTCCGGTGGTCTCGGCGATATCGTCAAGACCGGCATGAATTACGGCATCGGCCAGCTGCCCTATTATGAAGGCCATGGTCCGCAGAACACCATTCCCGGCGGCGCCAGCCTCTGGGTGTTCGGCGGCAAGAGCGACGCCGAATATAAGGGTGTTGCCGAATTCTTTCATTTCCTCTCGCAGACCAAGATCCAGTCTCGCCTGCATCAGGTCTCCGGCTATATGCCGGTGACGATCGCGGCCTATGAGGAAACCAAGAAATCCGGTTTCTACGACAAGAACCCCGCCCGCGAAACGCCGCTGCTGCAGATGATGGGCAAGCCGCCGACAGAAAACTCCAAGGGCGTACGCCTCGTGAACCTGCCGCAGGTGCGCGACATCATGAACGAAGAGTATGAGGCAATGCTGGCCGGCAAGCAGGATGCGAAAACGGCGCTCGACAAGATTGTCACGCGCGGTGATGCGGCCATCAAGCAGGCCATCGGCAACTAA
- the ugpE gene encoding sn-glycerol-3-phosphate ABC transporter permease UgpE has product MIENRPIARVIAHLMLVLGIIIVAFPIYYTFIASSMTSNDIIRPPMSLLPGDHLSANYTEAMAGGVERVVGVSLERLLFNSFVVALAIAIGKIVISFLSAFAIVFFRFPFRMGFFWMIFITLMLPVEVRILPTYKVIVDLGLIDTYAGLTLPLMASATATFLFRQFFLTIPGELVEAARIDNAGPFRFMRDILLPLSRTNIAALFVILFIYGWTQYLWPLLVTNDAKMNTIIIGLKRMVDFTDASTPWNYVMVTAILAIIPPIIVVVLMQRWFVKGLVETEK; this is encoded by the coding sequence ATGATTGAAAATCGTCCCATTGCCCGCGTGATCGCCCATCTGATGCTGGTTCTCGGCATCATCATCGTGGCCTTCCCGATCTATTACACCTTCATCGCCTCATCCATGACGTCGAATGACATCATCCGCCCGCCCATGTCGCTGCTGCCCGGCGATCATCTCAGCGCGAATTACACCGAGGCCATGGCCGGCGGTGTCGAAAGAGTGGTCGGCGTCAGCCTCGAGCGGCTGCTGTTCAACAGCTTCGTCGTGGCGCTCGCCATCGCCATCGGCAAGATCGTCATTTCGTTCCTGTCAGCCTTCGCCATCGTGTTTTTCCGCTTCCCCTTCCGCATGGGCTTTTTCTGGATGATCTTCATCACGCTCATGCTGCCGGTGGAAGTGCGTATCCTGCCCACCTACAAGGTCATCGTCGATCTTGGGCTGATTGACACCTATGCCGGCCTGACACTGCCGCTGATGGCGTCTGCAACGGCGACGTTCCTGTTCCGGCAGTTCTTCCTGACCATTCCCGGTGAACTGGTCGAGGCGGCGCGTATCGACAATGCCGGCCCGTTCCGCTTCATGCGCGATATTCTGCTGCCGCTGTCGAGAACCAATATCGCCGCTCTTTTCGTGATCCTGTTCATCTATGGCTGGACCCAATATCTCTGGCCGCTGCTCGTGACCAACGATGCCAAGATGAACACGATCATCATCGGCCTCAAGCGCATGGTGGATTTCACCGACGCTTCGACGCCCTGGAATTATGTGATGGTGACGGCGATCCTCGCCATCATCCCCCCTATTATCGTTGTGGTGCTGATGCAGCGCTGGTTCGTCAAAGGTTTGGTGGAGACCGAGAAGTAA
- a CDS encoding ShlB/FhaC/HecB family hemolysin secretion/activation protein, translated as MAINSISVIGATLVPADVVRRTAARFEGKCLGLAELNNVLEAVTYLYVERGYVASRAYLPAQDLSDGTLDIPVIEGRLEGITLDGNASASGRIATAFPGMTGQPVNLRDIEQGLDQINRLRSSKATIALQSGKEQGGSVLDVKVEQGRPWHASLSSDNLGGIATGIYQSRADFGLDNLFGINDEWQFGYQRSMDHHPLFFSNERPNSNTLTGSLSIPYGYWTVGVNGSWNDYHSSLAGPLSAIDTSGGSKSLSPYISRILYRDQTSKTWATGRLTWKETENFLLGSRIDVSSRVLSIASFELGQSRQLFGGQASASIGYHRGLDILGAFDDTTAPDGSPQGQFDKVTASLGYFRTQDVGSSTMILSTNVSGQWSPDPLFGSEQMSLGGYSTVRGVREAVLYADKVVLMRNELSFLLPQMNDAAAVEAIGRLEPYVALDLGHSVSDRRGNSLGGNIVGAAIGIRNRGGRINFDLSYADILSMPDLPGDVKPSSGLVQARVSVSF; from the coding sequence GTGGCGATCAATAGCATTTCGGTGATCGGTGCAACGCTCGTTCCAGCGGATGTAGTACGGCGCACGGCAGCACGTTTTGAAGGAAAATGCCTCGGCCTCGCCGAACTCAACAATGTGCTCGAAGCGGTGACATATCTTTATGTCGAACGTGGCTATGTCGCATCACGTGCCTATCTGCCTGCACAGGACCTCTCCGATGGGACGCTTGATATTCCCGTCATCGAAGGGCGTCTCGAAGGGATTACGCTGGACGGCAATGCGTCTGCCAGTGGCAGGATCGCGACGGCGTTTCCGGGCATGACCGGACAGCCGGTCAACCTGCGCGATATCGAACAGGGCCTCGACCAGATCAACCGTCTGCGCTCGAGCAAGGCGACCATAGCGCTCCAGTCCGGCAAGGAACAGGGCGGTTCAGTGCTGGACGTCAAGGTCGAGCAGGGTCGCCCGTGGCATGCAAGCCTGTCCTCGGACAATCTTGGCGGCATCGCCACAGGCATCTATCAGTCGCGCGCCGATTTTGGTCTCGACAATCTGTTCGGCATCAATGACGAGTGGCAATTCGGCTACCAGCGCTCGATGGATCATCATCCATTGTTCTTCAGCAATGAGCGCCCCAACAGCAACACGCTGACCGGCTCGCTATCCATTCCCTACGGCTACTGGACTGTTGGTGTAAACGGCTCCTGGAACGATTACCATTCGTCCTTGGCAGGACCGCTTTCCGCCATCGATACGTCTGGTGGGTCAAAATCGCTCTCGCCATACATCTCGCGAATTCTTTACAGGGATCAGACCTCGAAGACATGGGCGACGGGCCGCCTGACATGGAAGGAAACGGAAAACTTCCTGCTCGGCAGCCGCATCGACGTTTCCAGCCGTGTGCTGTCAATCGCCAGCTTCGAGCTCGGCCAGTCCCGCCAGTTGTTTGGCGGACAGGCGAGCGCCAGCATCGGCTATCATCGTGGTCTCGACATTCTCGGAGCCTTTGACGATACGACCGCGCCGGATGGCTCGCCCCAAGGCCAGTTCGACAAGGTGACGGCCTCGCTCGGTTATTTCCGGACGCAGGATGTCGGCTCATCCACCATGATCCTCAGCACCAATGTTTCCGGGCAATGGTCCCCTGACCCTCTGTTCGGTTCCGAGCAAATGTCGCTCGGTGGTTATTCGACCGTTCGCGGCGTGCGCGAGGCGGTTCTCTATGCCGACAAGGTTGTCCTCATGCGCAACGAGTTGTCATTTCTGCTGCCGCAAATGAATGATGCCGCAGCCGTCGAGGCAATCGGAAGGCTTGAACCCTATGTCGCGCTTGATCTTGGACACAGCGTTTCGGACAGGCGCGGCAACAGCCTCGGCGGCAATATCGTCGGCGCTGCCATTGGTATTCGCAATAGAGGCGGCCGGATCAATTTCGATCTGTCCTATGCCGATATTCTCTCCATGCCCGACCTGCCCGGCGACGTCAAACCGTCCTCGGGTCTCGTTCAGGCGCGGGTGTCGGTTTCATTCTAA
- the ugpA gene encoding sn-glycerol-3-phosphate ABC transporter permease UgpA: MQSVVFPNKILPYLLVAPQIILTVIFFFWPASQALYQSTMREDAFGLSSNFVGLANFSAVLSDESYLNSLKVTVIFSVLTALVSMGLALLLATAADRVVRGKGFYRTMMIMPYAVAPAVAGMLWLFMFNPAMGTFSYILRRNGIMWDPLLDGNQAMLLVVAAAAWKQISYNFLFFVAGLQAIPKSLLEAASIDGARGSRRFWTIVFPLLAPTTFFLLVVNTVYAFFDTFGIIHAVTGGGPAKATETLVYKVYNDGFVNLNLGSSAAQSVILMVIVIALTAFQFRFVEKRVHYG; encoded by the coding sequence GTGCAAAGCGTCGTATTCCCCAACAAGATCCTGCCCTATCTGCTGGTCGCCCCGCAGATCATCCTGACAGTGATCTTTTTCTTCTGGCCTGCAAGCCAGGCGCTCTACCAGTCGACCATGCGCGAGGACGCCTTCGGGCTGAGCAGCAATTTCGTCGGGCTGGCCAATTTTTCCGCGGTCCTTTCTGATGAAAGCTATCTGAACTCGCTGAAGGTCACGGTCATTTTCAGCGTGCTCACCGCACTCGTTTCCATGGGGCTGGCACTGCTTCTGGCAACGGCTGCCGACCGCGTGGTGCGCGGCAAGGGCTTTTACCGCACCATGATGATCATGCCCTATGCCGTGGCGCCTGCTGTCGCCGGCATGTTGTGGCTGTTCATGTTCAACCCTGCCATGGGCACCTTCTCCTATATCCTGCGCCGCAACGGCATCATGTGGGACCCGCTGCTTGATGGCAATCAGGCCATGCTGCTGGTCGTCGCCGCCGCTGCGTGGAAACAGATCAGCTATAATTTCCTGTTTTTTGTCGCGGGTTTACAGGCAATTCCGAAATCATTGCTGGAAGCGGCTTCCATTGATGGTGCGCGCGGTTCGCGGCGCTTCTGGACCATCGTTTTCCCGCTGCTGGCGCCGACAACTTTCTTCCTGCTGGTCGTCAACACGGTTTACGCCTTCTTCGATACCTTCGGCATCATCCATGCCGTCACCGGCGGCGGCCCCGCCAAGGCGACGGAAACGCTGGTCTACAAGGTCTATAATGATGGCTTCGTGAACCTGAACCTCGGCTCTTCCGCCGCGCAGTCCGTGATCCTGATGGTGATCGTCATTGCGCTGACCGCCTTCCAGTTCCGCTTCGTCGAGAAGCGCGTGCATTACGGCTGA
- a CDS encoding invasion associated locus B family protein, translated as MTFAQPVHFFSRNFCAESVFSNSLLRVYSLASKRRSLAASATAVLLSLSTVHAQEPAAQSDTAKRPSTEVHTERFDDWTLRCVVAAGADHKVPQKASCEIAQPLMVDQGGKPVEVLNLAISRANDKAGKANWALVALTPLDVHLASDFGFGAGSAKPSLVRYRNCNHAGCFVIIPLDNSLISQMKQASNGATFFRLLGGQAVKVSFSLKGFTKAFDALSAGTVPAAGQASGETPAVSGAEGAGN; from the coding sequence ATGACATTTGCGCAGCCTGTACATTTTTTTAGTCGGAATTTTTGCGCAGAGTCGGTGTTTAGCAACAGTCTGTTACGGGTCTATTCGTTAGCGTCGAAAAGGCGAAGTCTGGCTGCTTCGGCTACTGCCGTTTTGCTCTCGCTGTCGACTGTCCATGCCCAGGAACCCGCTGCGCAATCGGATACAGCAAAACGGCCGTCCACGGAGGTTCATACGGAACGCTTCGATGACTGGACATTGCGTTGTGTCGTTGCTGCTGGAGCTGACCACAAGGTGCCACAAAAAGCGTCTTGCGAAATCGCCCAGCCACTGATGGTCGATCAGGGCGGCAAGCCTGTAGAGGTGTTGAACCTCGCCATTTCCCGCGCCAACGACAAGGCAGGCAAGGCGAACTGGGCGCTCGTGGCGCTGACGCCGCTTGATGTTCATCTCGCATCCGATTTCGGCTTTGGCGCAGGCAGCGCAAAGCCCTCACTGGTGCGTTATCGTAACTGCAATCATGCTGGCTGCTTCGTCATCATTCCGCTCGACAACAGCCTCATCAGCCAGATGAAACAGGCGTCGAACGGAGCGACCTTCTTCCGGTTACTGGGCGGTCAGGCTGTAAAGGTCTCGTTCTCGCTCAAGGGCTTCACCAAGGCGTTCGACGCACTGTCGGCAGGAACCGTACCTGCGGCGGGACAGGCCAGCGGAGAGACGCCGGCTGTTTCCGGTGCCGAGGGCGCTGGCAATTGA
- a CDS encoding glyoxalase superfamily protein has product MNVSKPLPALEGLKEQVKRLRAALEGQGQTVTHSKALELIAAQYGFRDWNTLHAAAGNRPAFNPYLLGSRVEGFYLGQPFVASVLGVQALGGDPERYRLTLHLDDPVDVVTFESFSAFRQRVHCNIDASGRTVEKTSNGRPQVELVW; this is encoded by the coding sequence ATGAACGTGTCCAAACCGCTTCCGGCACTTGAGGGGCTGAAGGAGCAGGTAAAACGCCTGCGGGCCGCCCTTGAAGGGCAGGGGCAGACAGTTACCCACTCAAAAGCTCTGGAACTTATCGCCGCCCAATATGGCTTCCGCGACTGGAACACCCTGCACGCGGCCGCCGGCAATCGCCCCGCCTTCAATCCCTATCTGCTGGGTTCAAGGGTGGAAGGCTTCTACCTCGGCCAGCCTTTCGTCGCCTCTGTGCTCGGCGTCCAGGCGCTCGGCGGTGACCCGGAACGCTACCGGCTCACTCTCCATCTCGACGACCCCGTCGATGTCGTGACCTTCGAGAGCTTCTCCGCCTTCCGGCAGCGCGTCCACTGCAATATTGACGCATCCGGCCGCACGGTGGAGAAAACCTCCAACGGCCGGCCGCAGGTGGAGCTGGTGTGGTAA
- a CDS encoding MFS transporter produces the protein MLSTRLASWMAGRNLHYGWVVALTTFLTMLATAGAMGSAGVMIQPLHQEFGWDIADISSAMAVRLVLFGLLGPFAAAFMNHFGIRQVVSTALALIMGGIVASFFMTQVWQLLLLWGVVIGVGTGMTALVLGATVASRWFSKRRGLVIGLMTASNATGQLVFLPLLAALTEAYGWRTALTLSVAVIATAMVLVLLLMSDHPADVGLPAYGETAVVKPPKQDHNLLATLASPLVTLKSVSGNPVFWVLFGTFFVCGLSTNGLIQTHWISICGDFGMAAVTAAGTLAVIGIFDFFGTIFAGWLSDRFDNRFLLFWFYGLRGLSLIYLSFSGFSFVELSVFAVFYGLDWVATVPPTVKLAAENFGREKAGLVFGWVFAGHQLGAATAAFGAGFFKSDFDTYMPALQIAGLMCMIAAFSVLLLRKPGSSALTPQAA, from the coding sequence ATGCTCTCCACACGCCTTGCCAGCTGGATGGCCGGCAGAAACCTGCATTACGGTTGGGTCGTTGCGCTCACCACCTTTCTGACCATGCTGGCCACCGCCGGTGCAATGGGATCTGCGGGGGTGATGATCCAGCCGCTGCACCAGGAATTCGGCTGGGATATCGCCGATATTTCCTCCGCCATGGCGGTGCGGCTGGTGCTTTTTGGTCTTCTCGGGCCTTTCGCCGCCGCCTTCATGAACCATTTCGGCATCCGGCAGGTGGTATCGACGGCGCTCGCCCTGATCATGGGTGGCATCGTCGCATCCTTTTTCATGACGCAGGTCTGGCAATTGCTGCTTCTCTGGGGTGTGGTGATCGGTGTGGGCACCGGCATGACCGCACTGGTGCTGGGTGCGACGGTGGCGTCACGCTGGTTTTCCAAACGCCGGGGCCTCGTGATCGGCCTGATGACGGCCAGCAACGCCACGGGTCAGCTGGTGTTTCTGCCGCTGCTGGCGGCACTGACCGAGGCCTATGGCTGGCGGACGGCCCTGACGCTCTCCGTTGCGGTGATTGCAACCGCCATGGTCCTCGTTCTGCTTCTGATGAGCGACCACCCTGCCGATGTCGGCCTGCCGGCTTATGGCGAAACGGCGGTGGTAAAACCGCCGAAGCAGGACCACAATCTTCTCGCCACGCTGGCCTCACCGCTGGTGACGCTGAAAAGCGTGTCCGGGAACCCTGTCTTCTGGGTCCTGTTCGGTACATTCTTCGTCTGTGGTCTTTCGACCAATGGCCTGATCCAGACCCACTGGATTTCGATCTGCGGTGATTTCGGCATGGCCGCGGTCACGGCGGCGGGCACGCTGGCGGTGATCGGCATTTTCGATTTCTTCGGTACGATCTTCGCCGGCTGGCTTTCCGACCGTTTCGACAACCGGTTCCTGCTGTTCTGGTTTTACGGTCTGCGTGGCCTCTCGCTGATTTATCTCTCCTTCTCCGGTTTCAGCTTCGTCGAGCTTTCGGTCTTCGCCGTCTTCTACGGGCTGGACTGGGTGGCGACCGTGCCGCCGACGGTGAAGTTGGCCGCCGAAAATTTCGGCCGTGAAAAAGCGGGTCTGGTTTTCGGCTGGGTCTTTGCCGGCCACCAGCTGGGGGCCGCCACCGCCGCTTTCGGCGCCGGCTTCTTCAAGAGCGATTTCGATACCTATATGCCCGCACTGCAGATTGCCGGCCTGATGTGCATGATCGCGGCTTTCTCGGTGCTGCTTCTCAGGAAGCCCGGTTCCTCCGCCCTGACGCCGCAGGCGGCCTGA
- a CDS encoding sn-glycerol-3-phosphate import ATP-binding protein UgpC, producing MAKIALKDVRKVYGGNVDAIKGVSMEIADGEMIVLVGPSGCGKSTLLRMIAGLEGISGGQIIIGDRVVNDLEPSDRDIAMVFQNYALYPHMTVRQNLAYGLKNRNTPKEEIDRRITEAAKALEIEQFLERKPRQLSGGQRQRVAMGRAIVRKPAAFLFDEPLSNLDAKLRVQMRVEIRRLQRSLATTSVYVTHDQMEAMTLADRLVVLNAGRIEQMGTPIELYEKPATTFVATFIGSPSMNLLAHGAASSNGPAGWSVNGAAALPQTAATLGIRPEDITLAEAEPADAAFTGTVQVDAVELVGAESYVHGSFTDGTTIVFRVPGRSQLRIGEMLKIAAQAKDFHLFDAAGKRI from the coding sequence ATGGCAAAAATTGCGCTGAAAGACGTCCGCAAGGTTTACGGCGGTAATGTCGACGCCATCAAGGGCGTATCGATGGAGATCGCCGACGGCGAGATGATCGTGCTCGTCGGCCCCTCCGGCTGCGGAAAATCCACCCTGCTGCGCATGATCGCCGGCCTGGAAGGCATTTCCGGCGGCCAGATCATCATCGGTGACCGTGTCGTCAACGATCTCGAGCCCTCTGACCGCGACATCGCCATGGTGTTCCAGAACTATGCGCTTTATCCGCATATGACGGTGCGGCAGAACCTTGCCTATGGCCTGAAGAACCGCAACACGCCGAAGGAGGAGATCGACCGGCGCATTACCGAGGCGGCCAAGGCGCTGGAAATCGAGCAGTTCCTGGAGCGCAAGCCACGCCAGCTTTCCGGCGGCCAGCGCCAGCGGGTGGCCATGGGCCGCGCCATCGTGCGCAAGCCGGCAGCCTTCCTGTTCGACGAGCCGCTCTCCAACCTCGATGCCAAGCTGCGCGTGCAGATGCGCGTCGAAATCCGCCGCCTACAACGTTCGCTCGCCACGACAAGCGTTTATGTCACCCATGACCAGATGGAGGCCATGACGCTGGCCGACCGGCTGGTGGTGCTGAATGCGGGCCGCATCGAGCAGATGGGCACGCCGATCGAGCTCTACGAAAAACCGGCCACCACCTTCGTCGCCACCTTCATCGGCTCGCCCTCCATGAACCTTCTCGCCCATGGTGCAGCCTCGTCCAATGGCCCGGCCGGCTGGTCGGTGAACGGCGCTGCCGCATTGCCGCAGACCGCCGCCACGCTCGGCATCCGCCCGGAAGACATCACGCTGGCGGAAGCCGAACCCGCCGATGCCGCCTTCACCGGCACGGTACAGGTGGACGCCGTGGAACTGGTGGGCGCGGAAAGCTATGTGCACGGCTCGTTTACAGACGGCACCACCATCGTCTTCCGCGTGCCCGGCCGTTCCCAACTGCGCATAGGCGAGATGCTGAAGATCGCCGCGCAGGCAAAGGATTTCCACCTGTTCGATGCGGCGGGCAAGCGCATCTAA
- a CDS encoding MarR family winged helix-turn-helix transcriptional regulator, whose protein sequence is MPNDSCHCILLRKASRKVSSYYDEALAPLGVNIGQFSLLRNINRTAPVSLTDLAVRVELDRSTVGRNARVLARMGLVAIGHGKDQREAMLTVTEEGQAILKTGAPLWDGVQDEIEARLGPEKTAQLQELLAAL, encoded by the coding sequence ATGCCAAACGATAGCTGCCACTGCATTCTGTTGCGCAAAGCATCCCGCAAGGTTTCGTCCTATTATGACGAGGCGCTGGCGCCGCTTGGCGTGAATATCGGCCAGTTCAGCCTGTTGCGGAACATCAACCGCACGGCCCCTGTTTCGCTGACCGACCTTGCCGTGCGGGTGGAATTGGATCGCTCCACCGTCGGCCGCAATGCCAGGGTGCTGGCCCGCATGGGGTTGGTCGCCATCGGTCACGGTAAGGACCAGCGAGAGGCGATGCTGACCGTGACGGAGGAGGGGCAGGCGATCCTGAAGACGGGCGCACCGCTCTGGGACGGCGTGCAGGACGAAATCGAGGCCCGGCTGGGCCCGGAAAAGACCGCACAATTGCAGGAACTGCTCGCAGCCCTGTAA
- a CDS encoding toll/interleukin-1 receptor domain-containing protein, translating to MVNVRRLSVVFGFDSLLRCTLALSAFISYSHADEKYLDRLHKHMSLLQREGSVETWTDHQIVAGAKLDKAVMDALRSSDLFIALVSPDYIASNYCYEKEFEEALRLFENGKLHIVPVIVEPCDWLSSPFRQFMALPKDGKPISEWTNANVAYLDVVSGIRRLVSTGKTDTVPVGTGPSAAVTSGRRIKIKQEFDSIQRGEFIDQAYEVIRDYFKSSCDELSGIDDLKAKFHRMSDSSFTCTVVNRGIKGGREAHITVHNSKGSRHHFGDINYVFEAHAGTNTSNGSIRVNADDYNMYLTLGFGGLMGRDNSKYDAQQAAEALWLEFIGHAGIEYD from the coding sequence GTGGTGAATGTGCGGAGGCTTAGTGTGGTCTTCGGTTTCGACTCACTACTGAGGTGTACCTTGGCATTAAGCGCGTTTATCTCCTATTCGCACGCTGATGAGAAGTATCTCGACAGGCTGCATAAGCATATGTCGCTTCTTCAGCGTGAAGGCTCCGTTGAAACCTGGACCGATCACCAAATCGTTGCAGGTGCGAAGCTGGACAAAGCGGTGATGGACGCCTTGCGATCGAGCGATCTGTTCATCGCTCTGGTCAGTCCCGATTACATCGCTTCCAACTACTGCTACGAAAAGGAATTCGAGGAGGCGCTCCGACTTTTCGAGAACGGTAAGCTCCATATCGTTCCGGTGATCGTCGAGCCGTGCGACTGGCTTTCTTCCCCCTTTCGACAATTCATGGCTTTGCCTAAGGACGGCAAGCCGATATCCGAATGGACCAACGCGAACGTCGCCTATCTTGACGTTGTTTCCGGCATCCGTCGGCTGGTTTCTACGGGTAAAACGGATACCGTTCCGGTCGGCACGGGACCGTCGGCCGCGGTGACGTCAGGCCGTCGGATCAAAATCAAGCAAGAATTCGATTCAATTCAGCGAGGAGAGTTTATTGATCAAGCCTATGAGGTTATCCGCGACTACTTCAAGAGCTCGTGCGATGAACTCAGCGGAATTGACGACCTGAAAGCCAAGTTCCACAGGATGAGTGATAGCTCCTTTACCTGCACCGTCGTGAACCGGGGCATAAAAGGTGGCCGGGAAGCACACATTACCGTTCACAACAGCAAAGGCAGCAGGCACCATTTCGGGGACATCAATTACGTGTTCGAAGCCCATGCCGGCACTAACACGTCGAACGGTTCGATCCGCGTCAATGCCGATGACTACAATATGTACCTGACCTTAGGCTTTGGTGGCCTTATGGGACGTGACAACAGCAAGTATGACGCTCAACAGGCTGCGGAAGCCCTTTGGCTCGAATTCATCGGACACGCGGGGATCGAATATGACTGA
- a CDS encoding OmpW/AlkL family protein encodes MTKMNSKTALLASVAAMMMANGVAAADLAPAAPAPTAEEAIAAASPWMLRVRGLGVITNDSGSVDGVPGAGLSYSDTVIPELDISYFFTPNFAAELILGTTYAKINGEGVLAGTPVGKTWLLPPTLTLQYHFTDFGAFKPYVGAGVNYSLFYNQSEKPGFSNLDVKNKLGAAVQVGFDYMLDEHWGVNFDVKKIFLKTDWTAELGGTPISGKAKLDPWLIGAGITYRF; translated from the coding sequence ATGACGAAGATGAACAGCAAGACCGCCCTGCTGGCCAGCGTTGCGGCAATGATGATGGCAAACGGCGTGGCGGCCGCCGATCTGGCCCCGGCAGCACCGGCCCCCACCGCCGAAGAAGCGATTGCGGCGGCAAGCCCATGGATGCTGCGCGTGCGCGGCCTCGGCGTCATCACCAATGACAGCGGCAGCGTCGATGGCGTTCCGGGTGCGGGCCTGTCCTATTCGGATACCGTGATCCCCGAACTCGATATCAGCTATTTCTTCACGCCGAATTTTGCCGCCGAACTCATCCTCGGCACCACCTATGCCAAGATCAACGGTGAGGGTGTACTGGCCGGCACGCCGGTCGGCAAGACATGGCTGCTGCCGCCGACACTGACGCTGCAATATCACTTCACCGATTTCGGCGCCTTCAAGCCCTATGTCGGTGCAGGCGTGAACTATTCGTTGTTTTACAACCAGTCGGAAAAGCCCGGCTTCAGCAACCTCGATGTCAAGAACAAGCTCGGTGCTGCCGTGCAGGTCGGTTTCGACTATATGCTCGACGAGCATTGGGGCGTGAACTTTGATGTGAAGAAAATCTTCCTCAAGACCGACTGGACGGCGGAACTCGGCGGTACGCCGATTAGCGGCAAGGCCAAGCTCGATCCCTGGCTGATCGGCGCGGGTATCACCTATCGCTTCTGA